The DNA region CGGTGCCGGTAGGCGGTCCGGTCGAGCGTGCGCAGGTCGAGGCCGTCCGCCGTGACACGGCCGTCCGTGGGGTCGTAGAACCGGGCGACGAGCTTGACCAGTGTGGACTTGCCCGCACCCGTCTCCCCCACGAAGGCCACGGTCTGACCGGCCGGGATGCGCAGGTCGACGCCGCTGAGGGCCTCCTCCTTCTCGCCGTCGGCCGCCCCGTACACGAACGACACGTTCTCGAACGCGATGTCCCCGCGCAGCGACGGCACCGCGCGGGGCGCGTCGTGGTCGGCGGTGGAGGTGGGCTCGCGCAGCAGTTCCTGGATCCGGCCGAGCGAGACGGCGGCCTGCTGGTAGCCGTCGAAGACCTGGGACAGCTGCTGCACCGGGGCGAAGAACAGGTCGATGTAGAGGAGGTAGGCGACCAGCGCGCCCGTGGTCAGTGTGCCGTTGTCGACCCGGCCGGCGCCGACGACGAGCACGGCGGCGGCCGCGACCGAGGCCAGCAGCTGGACGAACGGGAAGTACACGGAGATCAGCCACTGGCCGCGTACCCGGGCCTGGCGGTAGTGGTCGCTGCGCGCCGCGAACCGCCCGGCACCGTCGCGCTCGCGCCGGAAGGCCTGCACGATCCGCAGCCCGGAGACCGACTCCTGGAGGTCGCCGTTGACGACCCCGATGCGCTCCCGGGCCAGCTCGTAGGCCTTGACGCTCCTGCGGCGGAAGAGAACCGTGCCGACGATCAGCACGGGCAGCGTCGCGAAGACGACCAGGGCGAGCTGGACGTCCAGGACCAGCAGCACGACCATGATGCCGAGGAAGGTGACGACCGAGACGAAGGCGGTGACGAGCCCGGTCTGGAGGAACGTGGACAGCGCGTCCACGTCCGTCGTCATCCGGGTCATGATCCGGCCGGTCAGCTCACGCTCGTAGTAGTCGAGGCCGAGCCGCTGGAGCTGCGCGAAGATCTTGAGCCGCAGGGAGTACAGGACGCGTTCGCCCGTACGCCCCGTCATCCGGGTCTCGCCGATCTGCGCCGCCCACTGGACCACGACGGCCAGCAGTCCCAGCGCCGCCGCCGCCCAGACCGCGCCGAGTGCCATCCGGGTCACGCCGTCGTCGATGCCGTGCCGGATCAGTACGGGCAGCAGCAGGCCCATGCCCGCGTCGACGGCGACCAGGCCGAGGCTCACCAGCAGCGGCAGCCCGAAGCCGCGCAGCAGTCTGCGCAGCCCGTACGACTCCTCGGGGCGCACGGCGCCCGCCTCGTCGACGGCGGGGGTGTCGGTGGCGGGCGGCAGCGCGTCGACCTGGGCCAGCAGTTCCGGGGTGGCGGGCATGGCGCCCGCCGCCGTCTCGCGCGGTTCCTTCTCGCGGATCCACAGCTCGGGGGTGATACCGCGCTCGACGTCGAACTCCGCGTCCAGCTCCTCCTGGAGCGCGCGGTCGTCGTCCTCCGGTACGTCGGCGGGGGCCGGCCGGTGGCCGGGCGAGGTGCCGCCCAGCTCGTCCGGGTCGGTGAGCAGCCGCCGGTAGAGCGCGGAGCGCTCCTCCAGCTCGGCGTGGGTGCCGATGTCGGCGAGCCGCCCCTGGTCGAGGACCGCGATGCGGTCGGCGAGGCCGAGGGTGGAGCGCCGGTGCGCGATCAGCAGGGTGGTGCGCCCGGCCATGACCTGGGCCAGGGTCTCGTGGATCTCGTGCTCGACCCGGGCGTCGACGGCGGAGGTGGCGTCGTCGAGGAGGAGCAGCCGGGGGTCGGTGAGGACGGCGCGGGCCAGGGCGACGCGCTGGCGCTGACCGCCGGAGAGGGTGAGTCCGTGCTCGCCGACCTTGGTGTCGTACCCGTCGGGCAGCTGGGAGATGAAGCCGTGGGCCTGAGCGGCGCGCGCGGCCTGCTCGATCTGCTCACGGGTGGCGTCCGGCTGCCCGTACGCGATGTTCTCGCCCACCGACTCGGAGAAGAGGAAGCTGTCCTCCGGTACGAGCCCGATGGCGGCCCGCAGTGAGTCGTGGGTCAGTTCGCGGACGTCGTGGCCGCCGACCAGGACCGCGCCGTGGGTCACGTCGTAGAACCGGGGCAGCAGGAGCGACACGGTCGACTTGCCGCTGCCGGACGCGCCGACGAGGGCGACGGTCTCGCCGGGCTCGATGGTGAGGGAGAACCCGTCGAGCACGGGGCGCTCCTCGGCGTACCCGAAGCGGACGTCGTCGAACTCGACGCTCGCCGGGGCGTCCGCGGGGAGCACCTTGGTGCCGTCCGCCATGGACGGCTCGGTGTCGATGACCTCCAGGACGCGCTCCACCCCGGCACGGGCCTGCTGGCCGACGGTGAGGACCATGGCGAGCATCCGGACCGGGCCGACGAGCTGGGCGAGGTAGGTGGAGAACGCGACGAACGTACCGAGGGTGATCTCGCCGCGGGTGGCCAGCCAGCCGCCGAGGGCGAGCATCGCGACCTGGCCTAGGGAGGGGACGGCCTGGAGCGCGGGGGTGTAGCGGGAGTTCAGCCGGATGGTGCGCAGCCGGCCCGCGAAGAGCGCGCGGCCGGCCTCGCGGAGCTTGCCGGTCTCCTGCTCCTCCTGGCCGAACCCCTTGACGACCCGGACCCCGGACACGGCGCCGTCGACGACTCCGGCGACGACTGCGGCCTGGCTCTGGGCGTACCAGGTGGCGGGGAAGAGCCGGGTGCGGGAGCGGCGGGCGATGAACCAGAGGGCGGGGGCGACGGCGAGGGCGACGAGGGTCAGGGGCAGCGAGAGCCACGCCATGATCACCAGTGAGATGAGGAAGAGCAGGACGTTCCCGATGGTCATCGGGAGCATGAACAGCAGCCCCTGGATCAGCTGGAGGTCGCTGGTGGCCCGCCCGACGACCTGGCCGGTGGACAGCTCGTCCTGCCGCTTCCCGTCGAGCCGGGTCAGGGTCGTGTACATCTCGGTCCGCAGGTCGTGCTGGACGTCGAGGGCGAGCCGGCCGCCGTAGTAGCGGCGGACGTAGGTGGCGGCGTAGACGAGGACGGCGGCCACCAGGAGCAGACCGGTCCAGACGCCGAGGGAGCGGGTGTGGCTGCCCACGACGTCGTCGATGATCACCTTGGTGATGAGCGGGACGAGGGCCATCACCCCCATGCCCAGCAGGGACGAGCCGAGGGCCAGGACCACGTTGCGCCGGTAGCGCCACGCGTAACCGGTCAGCCGCCGGGCCCACCCCTGTCGTCCGGCTGCCTGTTCTCTCGCGCCCGCCACCGGTGCCTCCCGTTCCGCCCGCTGTCCGCCTGGTCTGCCGCAGTCACCAACACGGTCGGCCGCCGATTTCATCCCGCGGCGGCGGTCCTGGGCCGATGGGCGTAGACGGGGGGCGGGTGGTCCTGGTACCGCGCGGTCGCAGTACCAGGACCACCGTCCCCCCTTGAAAAGCGGTCAACGGGACGCCGAGGTACCTCCCGTCCCCGCCATGGAGATGTTCCAGAAGTCGGCGTAGCGGCCACCGAGGCGCAGCAGCTCGTCGTGGCTGCCCTCCTCCACGATCCGGCCGCCGTCCAGGAAGGCGACGCGGTCCGCGCGCCGTACGGTCCGCATCCGGTGCGCGACCGTCACCACGGTACGGCCCGCCATCAGACGCTCGATGCCCTCGTGAACGGCGTTCTCGTTGACCGGGTCCAGTGCGGAGGTCACCTCGTCCAGCAGCACGACGGGCGCGTCCTTCAGCAGCGCCCGTGCGATCGAGACCCGCTGGCGTTCGCCGCCCGAGAGCAGCGCACCGCCCTCGCCGACGTCCGCCGCCCATCCGCCGGGCAGCCGCTCGATCACCTCGTCCAGCCGCGCCGCGGCCGCCGCCTCCCGCACTTCGGCGTCGGAGGCGTCCGGGCGGCCGAGACGTACGTTCTCCTCGATGGTGCCGTCGAAGAGGTAGACGTCCTGGAAGACGATGGCGATCTTCTCCATCAGCACCTGCGGGGCGATCGCCCGCACGTCCACACCCCCTACCCGCACCACGCCGGCGTCCACGTCGTGGAACCGCGCGAGCAGTTGCAGCAGGGTGCTCTTGCCCGCACCGGACGGTCCGACCACGGCGAGCCGCTGCCCCTCCGGTACGGACAACGACGCGTCGTCGAAGACCGTGCGCTCCCCATGCCGGAAGGTGACCGACTCGAACTCCAGGGCGTGGCCCTTCGGCAGCTTCGGTTCGGCGGGGGTCGGCAGCGGTTCGGCGCGCAGGACCGCGTCCAGGCCCGCCAGCACGGAACGCGCGCCGCGCAGCTTGCCCCCGATGTCCGACAGCGACAGCAGCGGGTCCGCGCTGCGGGCGGCCAGGACCAGGATGGTCAGGAGCTCCGCCACCCCCACGTCCCCGCCGAGCGCGAGGTAGGCGCCCAGGACCAGCAGCACGGTGAACATCGCCTGCACCGTGAACAGCAGGCCCACCGCACCGGGCAGCGCGGACAGCGTGGAGCGGCGGGATGCGCGCTCCATGTCCCGCAGCGAGTCGTCCAGCAACCGGAAGCGCTCGGCCGTCCGGCCGCCGGCCCGCAGCACCGGCTGGGCCTGGAGGTACTCGATGACCCGCCCCGCGGCCACGTGGTCGCGTTCGACGCGCTCCGCGTCGCCCGCGGCCATGGAGCGGCCCGTCCAGATCTGGATCGCCGCGACGACCGGTACGGCGGCCAGCGCGGCCAGCCCCATCGTCCCGTTGAAGGCGAGCATCACGGCGACGATGGTCAGGGGGGTCACACAGGCCGAGACGAACGGTGCCAGCAGATGGGCGATCACGCTCATCGCCTGGAGGACGCCCCGACTGGCCAGGACGGAGACCTCCCCGAGGCGGCCCGCCTCGTACCAGCCGAGGGGCAGCCGGGCCAGGTGCTCCCCGAGCCGGTGGTACATGCCGCGCAGGAGCGCGGCCCCGACGCGGAAACCGGACAGGTCGCTGACGTAGCGCAGTACCGCGTAGAACGCGACGGCCGCCCCGAATCCGGTCAGCCAGGGCCAGGCGTCCTCGGGGGTGTCCCCGAACAGGGCCCGCAGCACGGGGACCAGCAGGGCGTAGGACAGTCCCTCGGCCACCGCGGTCGCCGTCATCAGGGCCACGGTGCGTCGCAAGGGCCGGGTGTGCTCGTGCCCCAGCACGCGCATCAGCATGCGGATCATCGGGTCTCGTCTCCTCGCGGTACGCCGCCGTGGTCTTCGGTGCCGTCGGCGACCGCTGATCGGTGGGTCTGCCAGAACTCGGCGAATCTTCCGTCCTGGGCCAGCAGGTCGGCGGGCCTGCCGCGTTCGACGACCGCGCCCCCGTCCAGCATCACGACGGTGTCGGCGTCGGCGATCGTCTCCAGGCGGTGGGCGATGACCAGGACGGTGCGGTCCCCCTCCCGCGTCTCCAGGGCGTGGCGCACGGCCTGTTCGGTCTGCGGGTCGGCGAAGGCCGTCGCCTCGTCGAGCACCAGCACGGGGGTGTCGGCGAGCAGGGCGCGTGCGAGGGAGATCCGCTGCGCCTCGCCGCCCGACAGCCCGGCGTCCTCACCGATCACCGAGTCGTATCCGCGGGGCAGTTCGAGGACGCGGTCGTGGATGCACGCCAGCCGGGCGGCCCGCATCACGTCCTCGCGGTCGGCGTGCGGCACCGCGAGGGCGATGTTGTCCGCGATCGAGGCGCGCAGCAGGCGGACGTCCTGGAAGACGAAGGACACCATCCGGTAGAGCTGCCGGCTGCCCAGCTCGCGCAGATCGACACCGCCGAGTGCGACCGATCCGTGGGTCGGGTCGAAGAAGCGCGGCAACAGCTGGACCAGTGTGGACTTCCCGCTTCCCGACGGGCCGACGAGCGCGGTGACCGTCCCCGGTTCGAGCACCAGGTCGACCCCGCGCAGCACCTCGTGACCGGCTTCGTACCCGAACCGGACGTCCCGCAGTTCCACCCGGTGGCCTTGGGGCCGGACCGGGCTGGTGGGCTCCGGCAGGGACTCCACCGCGAGCACCTCCCGGATCCGGCCGACCGCACGCCTCGCGGCCTGCATCTCGTCGAAGCCGTGGCCGAGGGCGGCCACCGGTGCGGTGAGGCCCAGTCCGAGCAGGAGGAAGGGCAGCAGGTCGGCGGGGGGCAGGCCCCCGTTCGTGATCAGGGCGGCCCCGCCGGTCAGTACGACCAGCATGACGAAGGGCGGCGACAGCACGAGCTGCATCCCCGCGGCGACCCGGGAGATGCCGTTCACCCACCGGCGGAAGGTGTCGACGAACTCGTCCGCGGCCGTGAGGAAGGTGCGGTGGGCACGTCCGGATCCGCCGAACGCCTTGACCACCGCGATCCCCCGCACGAACTCGACGACCGAGCTGGAGATCCGCCCCATGCCGCTGTCGAACTCCTCCTGTTCGCGCAGCCGGGCCGGGGTCATCATCAGCGGGACCAGCGCCACGGCCAGCAGCACCGGACCCAGTGTGATCAGGGTGAGCCGCCAGTCGACGGTGAACAGGTAGATCAGCGACACCAGCGGAACCACGAACGCGGAGACGAGCTCCCCGGGGGTGTGCGCGATGAACGGGTGCACGGCACCGACGTCCTCGCCCACCACCTTGGCCAGTTCACCGGTCCGGCGGCCGGAGAACCAGCCGATCGGCACCTTCCCCAGCCGGGTGGCCAGCTGGCGGCGGAACGTCAACTGCACCTGGCCGTCGAGGATGTGACCGATCCCGGACGACGCGGCCGTGAACAGCAGCCGGACGAACAGACCGACTGCCCCGGCGATCACGACGAGCCAGACGTGATCGCGGTCGACCGGGCCGGGCGACAGCAGCGAACGCCCCAGCTCGACGACGGCCAGCAGCGGCGCCAGTCCCGCGACGGCGCCGACGACCTGGAAGATCACGACGGCGGCGAACGTCCAGGCGTACGGGCGCAGTGCTCCCGCCGTGCCCGTGTCCTTGTCCGTGCCCGTATCCGCTCCCGCGGCGGAATCGGCGTCAGGTGGTGGTGTGGACCGCTCCCTCGCGTCGGCGAGGTCGGTGGTGGTCATCTCTTTCCCTCTTCGTGCGTCGTGTCGTGCCGTGACGGGCCGAGCGGGGGGCCTGTCGTGGCGCTGACGGGTGCCGGTGGGCCGTGGCGGGGACGGGGTCGGGGCGGGGGCGAGGAGCCGTGGCGGTGTCCGCGAACGCCGGCTGCGGCCCGTGGCGGGGCTCCGGTCTCAGCCGGCCAGGGCGCGGCGCAGGGCGCCGCAGATGCCGGCCACCTGCCGTTGCGACACCTCGGCGGAGAGGATCGCCTGCGATCCGTGGAAGGTGCCGGGCCACTGGTGCAGTTCGACCGACACGCCCGACCTCAGCAGGCGCATCGCGTACTCGACGGCTTCGTCACGGAGCGGGTCGAACTCCGCGGTGGCGATGTAGGCCGGGGGCAGCCCGGACAGATCGGCGGCCCGGGCCGGGGCCGCGTACGGGGTGACGGGCTGGGAGCCCATGTAGTGCTGCCACACGTGGGTGAGCGTCTGACGGTCGTGCCAGGGCGTATCGGTGAAGTTCCGCTGCGACCAGGTCTCCTGCCGGTCGTCCAGCCCCGGCTCGTTGAGCAGCTGGAAGCGGATCGGTGGCCCCTGCTCGTCCCGCGTCCGCAACGCCACGGCGGCGGCGAGCCCCGCGCCGGCGCTGTGCCCCGCGACCGCGATCCGGTCGGGGTCGATGCCCAGCTCGGCCGCGTGCTCGGCCGTCCAGGCCAGGGCGGCACAGGCGTCGTCCAGGGCGGCCGGGAACCGGTTCTCCGGGGACCTGCGGTAGCCCACCGAGATCACCACCGCGCCGGATTCCTGGGCGATCCGGCTGGACCACGGGCGGTCGGTGTCCAGGTCCCCGAAGACGAAGCCGCCGCCGCGCAGCCAGATGACGGCGCCCTGTGCCTGTCTCGGGCGGTAGATCCGCACCGTCACGTCCGGATCGGCCAGCACGACACGGTCCTCGACCTCCAGGTCCGGGGTCTCGGTGGGCGGTGTCGCGGCGGCGATCTCGGCGAAGATCTTGCGTTCGGCGACCGGGTCGATCAGCTTCACTCGGGGCAGCAAGGGGATGAAGGGTTCGAGTTCGGGATCCATGAGAACCATCCTGGCCGCCGCTCCCTGCGGGGTCACCCGCCATGCGTCGGGCAACTGATGTGCGATACGCACCGATCGGCGCCTACTCTGCTGACATGGAGGCACTCGCCGTACGGCTGTCGGGGCTGGACCCGTACATCGGGGGCGCGATCAGCGTCGTCACGTTCTACGACACGCTGATGCGCCGCCGGGTGGACCTCCCGGCGCTCGCCCGGGCCTCCTCGGGCCTGGCCGAGTGCGTCGTCGGGATCCGGCTGCACGGCGCGGGGCCGGTGATCCGCATCGCGCCCGACGGCAGGGAGGCGTCCGGGCCGCCGGCACCCGCCTCCTCCTCGGCGCCGATCACCCTCGACGAGGAGGAGATCGGTACGGTCTGGCTGGAGCGCCCCGGCCCGCCGAGCCCGCTCGACGCGGTGCTGCTGGACCGGCTGGCCATCGCCGCCGCGGCGGGCATCGAACGGTACGGCCCGGCCCGCACCACCATGGCCGACCCCGCCCTCGTGGAGCTGGTGGTCAGCTCCGACAGCGACGAGGCGGCCAAGGCCCGCGCGCTGCGGCTGCTGGGCTTCTCCGCCACGCTGCCGGTCCGGGTCGTCGCCGTACGGTCACAGCTCCCGCTCGACCAGGTCGCGGCCCTGGTCTGCCCGGCCCGCCCGGTGAAGGCGGCCCTCCTCGCCGACGTGGGCGTCATCCTGGCCACCGGCGTGGACGAGGACCGGTTCCCGGCGGGCGTACGCGCGGGCATCGGAGCCGCCGACACCCCGGGCCGCTCGTGGTACGAGGCCCGGACCGCGCTCCGCTTCACCACCGCACGCCGGCCCGTCGTCCACCACGACGGCCTGGGGGCCCTGGCCCTGCTCGCCCAGGTACCGCGGGAAGCCGCCCGGGACAACGCCGACGTCGCGGCGATCGCCCGCCTCGCCGACAACCCGGGGGACCTGGAGACGCTGGAGGCCTACTGCGCCACCGGCTCCCAGCGGCGGGCCGCCGACCTCCTCCACCTGCACCACAGCAGCGTCGCCCGCCGGCTGGAGCAGATCGCCCGCACCCTGGACATCGACCTCACCGAGCCCACCGGGCTGGTGCGGGCCAGGCTCGCCCTCACCGCCTGGCAGCTCCTCGACGGCTGACGCGGGAGGTGCGACGAGCCAACCGCGCACTGCGGCCGGACGGGCGTCCGGCGGCCGACCACGGCTCGCACGCCGATGCGGCTGCCCTCCCCACGCCAGGCGGTGTCCGGGTCCGGCCTACCACCCTGCCATCCACTCATCAAGGACGATTCCCATGCCTGAACCCGACGTCACCGTTGTCATCGGCGCGTACAACGCGATGCCGTATCTCACACGGTGCCTGGAGTCCGTCGTCGGCCAGTCGATCGGGCTCGACCGACTGGAAGTCGTCGCGGTCGACGACGGCTCGACGGACGAGACCGGCGAAGAGCTGGACCGGTTGGCCCAGAAACACCCCGATGCGGTGCGGGTGGTCCACCAGGAGAACTCCGGGGGCCCCTCCGCTCCCCGCAACAAGGGGCTCGAACTGGCCGGGGGCCGCTATGTGATCTTCGTGGACGCCGACGACCACCTCAACACCGAGGCGCTGGAGCGCATGCTGGCCGTCGCCGACGAACAAGGGTCGGACGTGGTCCTGGGCCGGGTGGCGGGGGTCAACCGGGCGGCTCCCAAGCGGGTGTTCACCGGCAACCTTCCCCGGGCGGACCTCTTCGAGTCGCGGGTGTGGTGGACGCTGTCCGCCCACAAGCTCTTCCGCCGCAAGCACGTGCTGGACCTGGGGCTCCGGTTCCCCACCCACTACCGCATCGGCGAGGACCAGATGTTCGTCTCACGGGCCTACCTGGCCGCCGAGGTGATCTCCGTGGTGGCCGACTACGACTGCTACTACCTGGTGCGGCGCGAGGACGGCGGCAACATCACCACGTCCGACCGGGACATGGGCCGGCGACTGGCCTTCCTCAAGGACATCTGCGCCCTGGTCGCCGAACACGTCGAAGCCGGTCCTCGCCGTGACCACCTGTTACTCCGCCAGTTCGACGTCGACCTGAGGTCCTGGGCCGGACCCCGGCTGCTGGAGCTCGGACACGACGAGCAGCTCCGGCACCTGGCGACCGCCAAGGAGATCATCGACGCCTGGTGCACCCAGGGCATCATCGACGAGCTGCCCGCCGTGCTGAGGCTGCGGTACCACCTGATCGCGCGGAAGATGTTCGAGGAGGCCCTGGAACTGCTGCGTTTCCAGGCCGAGGCCCGCGGCCGGTACGAGATCGTGCTGGACGGAGGTACGGCGTACGCCGAGTACCCCTACTTCCGCGACCCCGACGCGGCCGTGCCGGACAGTTGCTACGACGTCGGTCGCCAGCTGAAGAACGTCCACCACCTCGCCGAAGCACGGCTCGAGGGAACCGTGCTGCGGCTGACCGGCCACGCGTACGTCCAGCGGCTGGAAAGCACGCGGACCACCACCGAAGTGCTGCTGCGTGAACGCGCCTCGTCGCAGGAGCACCGGCTGCCCACTGTCCACACCGCCGGCCCCCGGGTCCAGGACGACGACCGGACCGGCTTCACCGCCGACGTCGACCTGGCCACCGCGGCCGGAGGGGACTCGCTGGCACCCGGCCTCTGGGACATCCACCTGGTGATCCGCGCCGGCGACATGGAACGGCGGTTACGCCTGGGCAGCCGCCGGGCCGACACCATCGACTCCGCGACGCGCCCCCACATCGCCGTGGCCGCCGAGCGCGGTCCCACCGTCTTCACCCCCTACTTCACCAAGCCCTACGGCAACCTGACCATCGACGTCGGCGAAACCACCCACACCCTCGACAAGCGCGTCGGCGCCGGCGAGATCCGCTGGGCGGAGAAGGGCCGCACGCTCCACTTCCTCGGGACACTGGACGTGGCCGCGATCCCCGCCGGGCTCGCCCTGCTGCGGATACGCAACCAGGCCGGTGAGGTCCACGACTTCGACCTTCACGCGTCCGACGGCCGCTTCCGTGCCGAGGTGCCGGTCCGCACGCTGACCACCGGGCTCTGGTCCGCCCACCTGGTCCTCCCGCTCGCGGACGGGCCCCGCACCCTGTCCGTGCCACGGTCACCGGACGTGTCCGCCGTCTGCTGGCGCAGGGGGCTGCGCCACTTCCGGGCCTCACCCCAGGACGGCACCGACACCCTCGCGCTGGAGGTCAGTCGCATGAGCCTGGCGGGCGGCCTGCGCACACACCCCGGCGAACACTGACACCGGTCCGGCGGGCACCCCGAGGGCCGCCGCACGACGGCGGGTTGAACGGCCGAGTACGGCGCGTGGCCCTTCTCCGGTACCGCGAGGACCGGCGTCCCCGGATCGGCGGACACGGCACCGGTCACGGCCGGGAGCGCGTGGCCGGGGGCCGCTCGTCGTGGTCGTGGCTCACGCGGAACGGCCTTCCGCGATCTGCCGGGCCATGATCGTCGTCAGCTCGTACGCCGTGTGGGAGGCGGCGACGGAGGTGATCTCCGCGTGGTCGTACGCCGGTGCCACCTCGACCAGGTCGGCCGAGACCAGGTGGCAGGAGGAGAGCCCGCGCAGGATCTCCAGGAGCTCGCGCGAGGTGAGGCCGCCGGCCTCGGGGGTGCCCGTACCGGGGGCGTGCGCCGGGTCCAGGACGTCGATGTCGATGGAGATGTACAGCGGCCGGTCGCCGATGCGCTGCCGCAGCTGGTCGGCGACCTCGTCGACACCACGCCGCATGACGTCGGCGGAGGTCACGATGCCGAAGCCCATCTTGGCGTCGTCGGTGAGGTCCTTCTTGCCGTACAGCGGACCGCGGGTGCCGACGTGGGAGAGCGCCTCGGTGTCGAGGACGCCCTCCTCCACGGCCCGGCGGAACGGGGTGCCGTGGGTGTACTCGGCACCGAAGTAGGTGTCCCAGGTGTCGAGGTGGGCGTCGAAGTGGAGCAGGGCGACGGGCCCGTGCTTCTTCGCGACGGACCGCAGCAGCGGCAGGGCGATGGTGTGGTCGCCGCCGAGGGTCATCAGGCGGGCACCGGTGGAGAGCAGGTCGTCGGCCGCGGACTCGACCGTCTCGACGGCCTCGTGGATGTCGAAGGGGTTCGCGGCGACGTCCCCGGCGTCGGCGACCTGGGCGAGGGCGAAGGGGGAGGCGTCCTGCGCGGGGTTGTACGGGCGCAGGAGGCGGGACGCCTCACGGATCGCGTTGCCGCCGAAGCGGGCGCCGGGCCGGTAGGAGACCCCGCTGTCGAAGGGCACGCCGACGACCGCGACATCGGCGGAGCCGACCTCGTCGAGGCGGGGCAGCCGGGCGAACGTCGCGGGTCCGGCGTACCGCGGGATGCGGGAGGAGTCGACGGGGCCGCGCGGCGAGTCGGTGCTGCTCATGGGTCGGGTGCCTTTCGTTCGGGGCGGTGCCCGCCTTGTGGGCGGTGTTCCGGAGACGCCCCGTGGTGGCGGGGGCGGCCGGCGGGTGGGTGGGCCGACGCTGCGCAGTGTACGTTTCGGTCCGCGCCGTCGGCCGCCCCGGCGGCTCCTCCCGGCAGCCTGGCACCGGCCCGCCCCTGCCCCTCACCCGCCGTAGACCGGCTGCGAATCCCCCAGGGTGTCGGCGAGGTCCCGGGCGAGCACGTGCGCCTCGTCGGGGGTGAGGGTGGCGGTGGTGACACGCACCCCGGGCGGGGTCGCGATACGGAAGCGGGTGCCCGCCGCCGTCCACCATCCCCGGGTCCGCAGCCCGTTGACGACGGCGGACTCGTCGCCGACGGGGACCCAGACGTTGAGGCCGCTCGCCCCGTGGGAGGGGATGCCGTGCCGGGCGAGCGCGTCGCGCAGGGCGTCGCGGCGGGCGGTGTACGTGTCGGCGGCCCCGGCCACCAGCGCGCGCACCCCGGGATCGGTCAGCAGGTCCGCGACGGTCTCCTGGAGGATGTGGCTGACCCAGCCGGAGGTCAGCAGCATCCGCCCGTCGTGACGGGCGAGGGTGGCGGGATCGCAGGCCAGGGCGGCCCAGCGGAGATCGATGCCCAGGTGTTTGGAGACCGTGCGCACCTGCGCCCAGCGCGACAGTCCGCCGGAGGCGAGGGTCACCGCCTCAGCCCCGGCGATGTCCGCGTTGTGGTCGTCCTCCACCACCAGGACGTCCGGGCGGTCGCGCAGCACGTCGAGGAGCGCGTCCCGGCGACCGGGGGTGAAACACGCGCCGAGTGGGCTCTGACCACGGGGGCTGCACACCAGCGCGCGGGCGCCGCTCCGCAGGGCCACCCGCAGTGCCTCGGGTCGGATGCCCTCGTCGTCGACGGCCACCGGCACCATGCGCAGCCCCAGCGCCGGGACGAGGTCGAGCAGGTGGTGGAAGCCGGGGTCCTCGACGGCCACGGCGTCGCCGGGCCTCAGCTCGGTCGACAGCAGCCGCCCGACGCAGTCCAGGGCTCCGTGGGCGAACGTCACCGAGCCGATGGGCACGCCGTCGCGGGAGAACCAGGCGCGGGCGGCCTCTTCCAGGGCGGCGAGCCGGGGTGCCGCCCGGTGGGAACCGGGCACGGGCTCCACCCGCCCCGGCGGGTGGAGCACCGGCAGGCACGCCGGATCGGGGTGACCGCCCGCCAGGTCACGCAGCCCGGTGGGCACCTTGGGCGGACGCCGCGAGGTGACGGAGGGCGCGGCCGCCACCACGGTGCCGCCGCGCCCCAGGGTCGTCACCACTCCGCGCCCGCGCAGCTCCTTGTAG from Streptomyces sp. NBC_01754 includes:
- a CDS encoding aminotransferase class I/II-fold pyridoxal phosphate-dependent enzyme, giving the protein MAEQYALSGGTAREISASVESRVADGTLRPGASLPPVRRLAEELGVSAGTVAAAYKELRGRGVVTTLGRGGTVVAAAPSVTSRRPPKVPTGLRDLAGGHPDPACLPVLHPPGRVEPVPGSHRAAPRLAALEEAARAWFSRDGVPIGSVTFAHGALDCVGRLLSTELRPGDAVAVEDPGFHHLLDLVPALGLRMVPVAVDDEGIRPEALRVALRSGARALVCSPRGQSPLGACFTPGRRDALLDVLRDRPDVLVVEDDHNADIAGAEAVTLASGGLSRWAQVRTVSKHLGIDLRWAALACDPATLARHDGRMLLTSGWVSHILQETVADLLTDPGVRALVAGAADTYTARRDALRDALARHGIPSHGASGLNVWVPVGDESAVVNGLRTRGWWTAAGTRFRIATPPGVRVTTATLTPDEAHVLARDLADTLGDSQPVYGG
- the speB gene encoding agmatinase; translation: MSSTDSPRGPVDSSRIPRYAGPATFARLPRLDEVGSADVAVVGVPFDSGVSYRPGARFGGNAIREASRLLRPYNPAQDASPFALAQVADAGDVAANPFDIHEAVETVESAADDLLSTGARLMTLGGDHTIALPLLRSVAKKHGPVALLHFDAHLDTWDTYFGAEYTHGTPFRRAVEEGVLDTEALSHVGTRGPLYGKKDLTDDAKMGFGIVTSADVMRRGVDEVADQLRQRIGDRPLYISIDIDVLDPAHAPGTGTPEAGGLTSRELLEILRGLSSCHLVSADLVEVAPAYDHAEITSVAASHTAYELTTIMARQIAEGRSA